In a single window of the Neospora caninum Liverpool complete genome, chromosome VIIa genome:
- a CDS encoding Cation-transporting ATPase, related: MNLGEWNLVNGVLLGALAFICFFELRVSAKAMQLTYKILSADCSVDEFLSQGVLPAAIVIGRRAIPLLLFIWTFHGVLLLPTFYGTCSSTAPLLLGISLTEMVFQLACFVATASYMCVCPAHASGLTCIKVQANLQRLIVELADAFS, encoded by the exons ATGAATCTC GGGGAATGGAACCTTGTCAACGGGGTTCTTCTCGGGGCATTAGCTTTTATTTGTTTCTTCGAGTTGCGGGTGTCAGCAAAGGCGATGCAG CTTACCTATAAGATCTTATCTGCTGACTGCTCGGTCGACGAATTTTTATCACAG GGAGTTCTCCCCGCAGCTATCGTCATAGGTCGGAGAGCAATTCCTCTCTTACTTTTCATCTG GACATTCCACGGAGTGTTGCTTTTGCCGACATTCTATGGAACATGCAGTTCAACGGCGCCGTTGTTGCTGGGCATTAGCCTTACAGAGATGGTTTTCCAGCTTGCATGCTTTGTCGCAACAGCCTCGTATATG TGCGTTTGCCCGGCACATGCCAGTGGCCTGACTTGCATTAAGGTTCAAGCGAATCTCCAGAGGCTTATCGTTGAA TTGGCCGACGCCTTCTCGTGA